The Candidatus Sericytochromatia bacterium genome includes a window with the following:
- a CDS encoding GNAT family N-acetyltransferase, with translation MPLREFQMGDIPAIASIRNASVELSPDFFSMTLDRFRYDFYGADLPLTSRIVVAESDWRVVGFYHLYTDERLLAQGRSNLDSIHVAPEQRGSGVGADLMASALNTARGWGARYVSTAIPESSPRSLAFLERHGFERVRRFDLLRLNLQPDLTPPAPLNGFLLRTFSQGDEPRFVAAFNAAFADHWDFVPLDASHVQIWNRRDSFDPEGCLLLQDANNGELAAFVTVLHQTPPEVQPRVARIFEMGVVPAYRRQGLGYHILQQGLAYAASHGFTAVDLVTDAQSEAGLQLYAKVGFTDKRSSIVLHRPVT, from the coding sequence ATGCCACTGCGTGAATTCCAGATGGGCGACATCCCCGCGATTGCCTCCATCCGAAACGCCTCGGTCGAACTGAGCCCCGACTTTTTCTCCATGACGCTCGACCGTTTCCGCTACGACTTTTACGGCGCGGATCTGCCCTTGACGAGTCGGATCGTGGTGGCCGAGAGCGACTGGCGCGTGGTGGGTTTCTATCACCTATACACGGACGAGCGCTTGCTGGCCCAGGGTCGCTCCAATCTGGACTCCATCCACGTCGCCCCGGAGCAACGGGGCAGCGGCGTGGGGGCCGACCTGATGGCCTCCGCCCTCAACACCGCGCGCGGGTGGGGGGCCCGCTACGTGTCAACGGCCATCCCGGAATCCAGCCCGCGCAGCCTGGCCTTCCTCGAACGTCACGGATTCGAGCGCGTCCGCCGCTTCGACCTGTTGCGCCTGAATCTCCAACCCGACTTGACACCCCCCGCCCCGCTCAACGGCTTCCTCCTGCGCACTTTCAGCCAGGGGGATGAGCCCCGCTTCGTGGCGGCCTTCAACGCGGCCTTTGCGGATCACTGGGACTTCGTGCCACTGGATGCATCGCACGTCCAGATCTGGAATCGGCGCGACTCCTTCGACCCGGAGGGCTGCTTGCTGCTTCAGGATGCGAACAACGGTGAGCTTGCCGCCTTCGTGACGGTGCTGCATCAGACACCACCCGAGGTACAGCCCAGGGTCGCTCGCATTTTTGAGATGGGCGTGGTTCCGGCCTACCGGCGCCAAGGATTGGGTTACCACATCCTGCAACAAGGACTGGCCTATGCCGCCAGTCATGGCTTCACCGCCGTCGATCTGGTCACGGACGCACAGAGTGAAGCCGGGTTGCAGCTCTACGCCAAGGTGGGTTTCACGGACAAGCGCTCCAGCATCGTGCTGCATCGCCCCGTGACCTGA
- a CDS encoding tetratricopeptide repeat protein — protein sequence MTRHAAQLSSTLLLLAILPLSGMSVPLSPLAEGRLAYRIGRYEAAEALFRSAAEDPRRSAEAHLWLGRVAWRQGEAEEALGFWQQAAEAPETSQEAEVEMTDARQLLLNLTGLLDRYGAMRIAGPGGPGAGVEDWRALARDFDLLAEHARDTLVGRRASLMAGDAYAHAGETAEAIKRLQTGRARHRLLGDWALWRLAALEGEQAESHLRTLLDQHPRSPLRWEARVKLAELAPDPAQARDMLRAVVAEAGQRPAAERALFLLTQQPGASTQELMRYWDAYPEGLYLDEVVRALSARSGLSADTLYRIGSHHFFRSDYRQAARYFERVRSPMALYRLGRSLWGLDQLDRAIATLHRVVGGDRSLTGKAWLTIGQIEGQRGRWGAAVAAYHRAAASGGEAGVTAREKLSKALREQGRIDAARAMERSILQHYPWSEEATNITWSEFLAAIRNKRFQDALVNGKRLARHNPHHVYGVAAQYWIGRIYEKMGRRDEALGVYRGLIGRSPSSYYGWRATFRERVLTGTGADPWFSTRPGRAVQDLPVRYTDLLGPRERALAGGVAGSPLPTEIRDWPEAVRELLFLRQFDVADVHVRGTRSSNVKAWLSFLQQRYARAIAEEKGEPRLSYPLGFPSLLLNAAGRHGLDPLLLAALVREESRFDPQARSWVGATGLAQLMPFTAEWVYKQVPDVIGRPLTDPHCNLQLGAWYLAFTHRNFDGSGHYAVAAYNGGPGAVARWRRGFSGDPDEFVESIPYLETRLYVKKVFASFWNYCKLYAP from the coding sequence ATGACGCGACACGCTGCTCAGCTCAGCTCCACCCTGCTGCTCCTGGCCATCCTGCCCCTGAGTGGGATGAGTGTTCCCTTGTCCCCCCTGGCGGAAGGGCGGCTGGCTTATCGCATCGGGCGCTACGAGGCCGCGGAGGCGCTGTTTCGCTCCGCCGCCGAGGACCCCCGTCGCTCTGCCGAGGCCCACCTGTGGCTCGGAAGGGTTGCCTGGCGTCAGGGCGAGGCGGAGGAGGCGCTGGGATTCTGGCAACAGGCGGCGGAAGCCCCGGAAACGTCTCAGGAGGCGGAGGTCGAGATGACCGACGCCCGCCAACTGCTGTTGAACCTCACGGGGCTACTCGACCGCTATGGCGCGATGCGGATTGCCGGGCCGGGCGGCCCCGGGGCCGGCGTGGAAGATTGGCGCGCCCTGGCACGAGATTTCGACCTCCTGGCCGAGCACGCCCGTGACACCTTGGTCGGGCGCCGAGCCAGTTTGATGGCGGGCGATGCCTACGCCCATGCCGGAGAGACGGCGGAAGCCATCAAGCGCCTTCAAACCGGCAGGGCGCGCCACCGGCTACTGGGGGACTGGGCCCTCTGGCGTCTGGCCGCCCTTGAAGGCGAGCAGGCAGAGTCCCATTTGCGCACCTTGCTCGACCAGCACCCCAGAAGTCCGCTTCGCTGGGAAGCCCGCGTGAAACTGGCGGAACTGGCGCCTGACCCTGCGCAGGCGCGCGACATGTTGCGCGCCGTGGTGGCGGAAGCCGGTCAGCGACCGGCAGCGGAACGGGCACTTTTCTTGCTCACCCAGCAGCCAGGGGCCTCGACGCAAGAGCTGATGCGTTACTGGGATGCCTATCCGGAAGGGCTCTACCTGGATGAGGTGGTCCGGGCCCTGTCCGCGCGGTCAGGTCTGTCGGCCGATACCTTGTACCGGATCGGCAGCCATCATTTTTTCCGCAGCGACTACCGGCAGGCGGCCCGCTATTTCGAGCGGGTGCGTAGCCCGATGGCCCTGTACCGTCTGGGGCGGAGCTTGTGGGGGCTGGACCAGCTCGACCGGGCGATCGCCACCCTGCATCGGGTCGTCGGCGGAGACCGTTCCCTGACAGGCAAAGCCTGGCTCACCATCGGACAGATCGAAGGCCAACGCGGGCGCTGGGGGGCAGCGGTGGCCGCCTATCACCGGGCTGCCGCGTCAGGGGGGGAAGCCGGCGTCACGGCTCGCGAAAAGCTTTCCAAAGCCTTGCGGGAGCAAGGGCGGATCGACGCCGCGCGTGCCATGGAGCGCAGCATCCTCCAGCATTACCCGTGGAGCGAAGAGGCCACCAACATCACCTGGAGCGAATTTCTGGCCGCCATTCGCAACAAGCGATTCCAGGACGCCCTGGTCAATGGGAAGCGCCTGGCCCGCCACAATCCCCATCACGTTTACGGCGTCGCGGCGCAGTACTGGATCGGTCGCATTTACGAGAAAATGGGACGTCGCGACGAGGCCCTGGGCGTCTATCGGGGCCTGATCGGGCGGTCTCCTTCCAGTTATTACGGCTGGCGGGCCACCTTTCGGGAACGCGTCCTGACCGGCACGGGAGCGGACCCTTGGTTTTCCACCCGGCCGGGCAGAGCCGTGCAAGATCTGCCCGTGCGTTACACCGACCTGCTCGGTCCTCGCGAGCGCGCGCTGGCCGGAGGCGTGGCAGGAAGCCCCCTGCCCACCGAAATTCGCGACTGGCCGGAGGCGGTTCGCGAACTGCTGTTCCTGCGCCAATTCGATGTGGCGGACGTCCATGTGCGCGGCACCCGTTCCTCGAATGTGAAGGCCTGGCTGAGCTTCCTGCAGCAACGCTATGCCAGAGCCATCGCCGAGGAGAAGGGAGAACCTCGCCTCTCCTACCCGCTCGGTTTTCCCTCCCTGCTGCTGAATGCCGCCGGCCGTCACGGCCTGGACCCCCTGTTGCTGGCGGCGTTGGTGCGGGAAGAAAGTCGTTTTGATCCCCAAGCCCGCAGCTGGGTCGGTGCCACGGGCCTCGCGCAGTTGATGCCATTCACGGCGGAGTGGGTGTACAAGCAGGTGCCGGACGTGATCGGTCGGCCCCTGACCGACCCCCATTGCAATCTGCAGCTGGGAGCCTGGTATCTGGCCTTCACCCATCGCAATTTCGACGGCAGTGGACATTACGCCGTGGCCGCCTACAATGGCGGCCCCGGGGCCGTGGCTCGCTGGCGGCGAGGTTTCTCTGGTGACCCGGATGAATTCGTGGAGAGTATTCCGTACCTGGAGACCCGGCTGTACGTGAAAAAGGTCTTCGCCAGTTTCTGGAACTACTGCAAGCTCTACGCGCCCTGA
- a CDS encoding ABC transporter permease, with amino-acid sequence MSTPVPETPDPASPSRPRRRPFDAVWSCLLVGLVGASLAAAWLAPCDPLMQLPDGLSPFGTPLAPSLSHPLGTDELGRDVLSRLLHGGKLSLLIAAGSTLLAGALGLLLGLSAGYWGRGVDQGVMRATEVFMAFPAILLAVALAAVLPPGPWSAVLTLGMVGWPGLARMVRGQVLALKEQEFIEASRALGAGHLRILSEHVWPNVRPVAMTLLALKFADMLLMEAALGFLGLGVPPPTPTWGAMVGEAKAYFFHAPWLGLPAGAAIFLTVLAVNMMADRRLARGTSRF; translated from the coding sequence ATGTCCACGCCAGTTCCCGAGACTCCTGACCCTGCTTCGCCCTCCCGCCCTCGTCGGCGTCCCTTTGATGCCGTCTGGAGCTGCCTGCTGGTTGGCCTGGTAGGGGCGTCGCTGGCGGCGGCCTGGCTGGCTCCCTGCGATCCCCTGATGCAGCTGCCCGATGGTCTGAGCCCGTTCGGGACGCCGTTGGCTCCCTCCTTGTCCCATCCGCTGGGCACGGATGAGCTGGGCCGAGACGTCCTTTCGCGGTTGCTGCACGGCGGCAAGCTGTCTCTGCTGATCGCCGCCGGTTCCACCTTGCTGGCGGGCGCCCTCGGGCTGCTGCTGGGTCTGTCGGCGGGTTACTGGGGACGCGGGGTTGACCAGGGGGTCATGCGCGCCACCGAGGTGTTCATGGCTTTCCCGGCCATCTTGCTGGCCGTGGCCCTGGCGGCAGTCTTGCCGCCCGGTCCGTGGTCCGCGGTCCTGACTCTGGGCATGGTCGGTTGGCCTGGCCTGGCCCGGATGGTCAGAGGTCAGGTCCTGGCCTTGAAAGAGCAGGAGTTCATCGAGGCGAGTCGGGCCCTCGGAGCCGGCCATCTGAGGATTTTGAGCGAACACGTCTGGCCCAACGTGCGCCCGGTCGCGATGACCTTGCTCGCCCTGAAGTTCGCGGACATGCTGCTGATGGAAGCCGCGCTCGGCTTCCTGGGGTTGGGCGTTCCGCCCCCGACCCCGACCTGGGGGGCCATGGTGGGCGAAGCCAAGGCCTATTTCTTCCACGCCCCCTGGTTGGGGTTGCCTGCCGGCGCGGCGATTTTTCTCACGGTCCTGGCCGTGAACATGATGGCGGATCGGCGGCTGGCCCGGGGAACGAGCCGCTTCTGA
- a CDS encoding patatin-like phospholipase family protein, which produces MGKLGLVLSGGVSKGAYELGVIRAMAERGIEPDVIVGISAGAMSGAMMTGLMLGGNFCPERVDDFMIRTWTERVNLRGFYHSFDGEDGPGDLERKSLNNLFLRFGIDPFERIFIPTRFDSRSIGTLETILRGQFVSLFSHSLFRKLAQEWNFPTSNARSVKFSAAICNLLGQTTLRPEDETIERAWAHFEDFHWYPGLAPSQNFIQFNRMLDVVMASSSFPLAFPPMRMTLPGASQPGMFIDGGMTDHAPIGKVIKLDPEVDTVLVVMATTIVPPPEQDPDDIVKVFNRMAEMLAGKFIINNYHQVQKVNKRIQALHRLFQRDGEGEVLRNEFNQDLAVAAGFENLDAFLARRVVRLIPIIPSAPLKGDLFAGFKDRTLMLDYIERGLQDARVILDQRLVSNREAPA; this is translated from the coding sequence ATGGGAAAGCTCGGGCTGGTTCTCTCCGGCGGCGTATCGAAGGGCGCCTATGAGCTGGGTGTGATCCGCGCGATGGCCGAGCGTGGGATCGAACCCGACGTGATCGTGGGCATCTCCGCCGGGGCTATGAGCGGCGCCATGATGACGGGCCTGATGCTGGGGGGGAATTTCTGTCCGGAACGCGTGGACGACTTCATGATCCGCACCTGGACCGAGCGGGTGAACCTGCGTGGGTTCTACCACAGCTTCGACGGGGAGGATGGGCCTGGTGACCTGGAACGCAAGTCGCTCAACAACCTGTTCCTGCGGTTCGGGATCGACCCCTTTGAACGCATCTTCATTCCGACCCGCTTTGATTCCCGATCGATCGGGACGCTGGAGACGATCTTGCGGGGGCAGTTTGTCTCGTTGTTCTCGCACTCGCTGTTTCGGAAACTGGCCCAGGAATGGAATTTTCCCACCAGCAACGCGCGTTCGGTGAAGTTTTCCGCTGCCATCTGCAACCTGTTGGGTCAAACCACCCTCAGGCCCGAAGATGAGACCATCGAGCGGGCCTGGGCTCATTTCGAGGACTTTCACTGGTATCCCGGCCTGGCCCCCTCGCAGAACTTCATTCAGTTCAATCGCATGCTCGATGTGGTGATGGCCAGTTCCTCCTTTCCGCTGGCCTTCCCGCCGATGCGGATGACGCTGCCCGGGGCCAGCCAGCCCGGCATGTTCATCGACGGCGGAATGACCGACCACGCGCCCATCGGCAAGGTGATCAAGCTGGACCCCGAGGTGGATACCGTCTTGGTGGTGATGGCCACGACCATCGTGCCGCCCCCGGAGCAGGACCCAGATGACATCGTGAAGGTGTTCAATCGGATGGCCGAGATGCTGGCCGGGAAGTTCATCATCAACAACTATCACCAGGTTCAAAAGGTCAACAAGCGCATTCAGGCGCTGCACCGGTTGTTCCAGCGGGACGGTGAGGGCGAGGTCTTGAGAAACGAATTTAACCAGGATCTGGCGGTGGCCGCCGGATTCGAGAATCTGGACGCCTTTCTGGCTCGGCGGGTGGTACGGTTGATTCCCATCATTCCTTCGGCGCCTTTGAAGGGGGATCTGTTCGCGGGTTTCAAGGACCGAACGCTCATGCTCGACTACATTGAACGGGGGCTCCAGGATGCCCGTGTGATCCTGGACCAGCGCCTGGTGTCCAACCGGGAGGCTCCCGCTTGA
- the hydA gene encoding dihydropyrimidinase, with protein MGLLIKNGRVVTAVDDYFADVYVEGERIAMIGENLSIEGSQVIDAQGKLVIPGGIDPHTHFDMPFGGTNSADDFESGTVAAAHGGTTTIIDFAVQVKGQSTLQALETWHEKAAGRAAIDYGFHMIVTDMPDARLPEMPRLAEEGVTSYKLFMAYPGVLYSDDGTIFRAMRQAGEDGTLVCMHAENGIVIDEIVKRALAEGKTAPRWHAHTRPTRMEGEGVHRAIAIAEVAGCPVYIVHMSSADALNELKRARDRGVHAFAETCPQYLFLDESYYDKPDFEGAKYVMTPALRHAANQQELWTGLRMGDLSAIATDHCPFCFTGQKELGRDSFAKIPNGAPGVENRLALVYNGGVRTGRISLNKFVELTSTAAAKLFGMFPKKGTIAVGSDADIVVFDPARREVISVNNPATHHMRVDYSTYEGFEVQGYPDVVISRGQVIVDCNRWQGRAGRGNFLKRARFDALLRNPSRLAPSV; from the coding sequence ATGGGTCTTCTGATCAAGAATGGACGGGTTGTCACCGCGGTGGACGACTACTTCGCCGACGTGTACGTGGAAGGCGAGCGCATCGCGATGATCGGCGAAAATCTGTCGATCGAGGGAAGCCAGGTCATCGACGCCCAGGGCAAGCTGGTGATTCCCGGCGGCATCGATCCGCACACGCACTTCGATATGCCCTTTGGCGGCACCAACAGCGCCGACGACTTCGAATCAGGCACGGTAGCGGCCGCCCACGGGGGCACGACCACCATCATCGATTTCGCGGTGCAGGTGAAGGGACAGTCGACGCTCCAGGCACTGGAAACCTGGCACGAGAAGGCGGCGGGGCGCGCGGCCATCGACTATGGCTTCCACATGATCGTGACCGACATGCCGGATGCGCGCTTGCCCGAGATGCCCCGACTCGCCGAGGAAGGAGTGACCAGTTACAAGCTGTTCATGGCCTATCCTGGCGTGCTGTACTCCGATGACGGCACCATCTTTCGGGCGATGCGGCAGGCCGGCGAAGACGGCACGTTGGTGTGCATGCACGCCGAGAATGGCATCGTGATCGACGAGATCGTCAAGCGCGCCCTGGCAGAGGGAAAGACGGCGCCGCGCTGGCACGCCCATACGCGCCCCACCCGCATGGAGGGGGAAGGGGTGCATCGGGCGATCGCGATCGCCGAGGTGGCGGGATGCCCGGTCTATATCGTTCACATGTCGAGTGCCGATGCCCTGAACGAATTGAAGCGCGCCCGCGATAGGGGGGTTCACGCCTTCGCGGAGACCTGCCCGCAATACCTGTTCCTGGACGAGTCTTACTACGACAAACCGGACTTCGAAGGGGCCAAATATGTCATGACGCCCGCGCTGCGCCACGCCGCGAATCAGCAGGAGTTGTGGACCGGGTTGCGCATGGGGGATCTCTCGGCGATCGCCACGGACCACTGTCCATTCTGCTTCACCGGACAGAAGGAACTCGGCAGGGACAGTTTCGCCAAGATTCCCAACGGCGCGCCCGGAGTGGAGAACCGGTTGGCCCTGGTTTACAACGGGGGCGTGCGAACCGGCCGCATTTCGTTGAACAAGTTCGTCGAACTGACCTCCACCGCAGCCGCCAAATTGTTCGGTATGTTCCCCAAGAAGGGCACGATCGCGGTGGGCTCGGATGCCGACATCGTGGTGTTCGACCCGGCCCGGCGCGAGGTGATCAGCGTCAACAATCCGGCGACCCACCACATGCGGGTCGACTACAGCACCTACGAAGGGTTTGAAGTCCAGGGTTATCCTGATGTGGTGATTTCCCGGGGGCAGGTGATTGTCGACTGCAATCGCTGGCAGGGGCGTGCCGGTCGCGGAAATTTCCTCAAGCGGGCCCGTTTCGATGCCCTGCTGCGCAATCCGTCGCGCTTGGCGCCTTCAGTCTGA